From one Musa acuminata AAA Group cultivar baxijiao chromosome BXJ2-6, Cavendish_Baxijiao_AAA, whole genome shotgun sequence genomic stretch:
- the LOC135613409 gene encoding mediator of RNA polymerase II transcription subunit 14-like yields the protein MAAELGQQTVEFSALVRRAAEDSYLALKELVERSRAPEDQRSDSEKKIDLLKFIAKTRQRMLRLHVLAKWCRQAKFKINAIRFELISDGTAAQGANTSALQLAQDGELDSTGLKTPGLKIIYWLDADKNAGGSDFSSRPFLKLEPGQDTQIKCLHNSFVLDPLTGKEAIFSLDQSCIDLEKLLLKAIACNIHTRLFKI from the exons ATGGCGGCGGAACTGGGGCAGCAGACGGTGGAGTTCTCCGCCCTTGTGCGACGAGCCGCGGAGGATTCCTACCTCGCCCTCAAAGAGCTGGTGGAGCGGTCCCGGGCGCCGGAGGACCAGCGATCCGACTCCGAGAAGAAGATAGACCTCCTCAAGTTCATCGCCAAGACTCGGCAGCGGATGCTCCGCCTCCATGTGCTCGCCAAGTGGTGCCGACAG GCGAAGTTCAAGATCAATGCAATACGCTTTGAGCTTATCTCTGATGGCACTGCAGCACAAGGAGCAAATACTAGTGCTTTGCAACTGGCCCAAGACGGTGAACTCGATTCAACTGGCCTAAAAACTCCTGGTTTGAAAATCATTTATTGGTTAGATGCTGACAAAAATGCCGGGGGATCTGATTTTAGTTCACGTCCATTTCTCAAACTTGAACCAGGGCAAGATACACAGATTAAGTGTCTACATAATTCCTTTGTATTAGACCCACTTACTGGCAAGGAAGCTATTTTTTCACTCGATCAAAGTTGCATTGATCTTGAGAAACTCCTGCTAAAAGCTATTGCATGCAATATACACACCCGTCTGTTTAAAATCTAG
- the LOC135613514 gene encoding probable nucleoredoxin 1-1: MTAEKWHYNVVSLLSGTERDFLIRNNGEKVAISSLDGKKFGLFLSDNCYEKIVTDDLIKVYNQLSSEGRDFEIVFVSCDSCEETFNRYFSDMPWLAVPFADSDTRERLHDHFGSFEEYYPAQLIIYDAAIGMVVNEEGLRAVAKYGVNGYPFTVKRFYELEAAAKKERSLRSLLVSPSRDYLISNDGSKVAVSDLEGKIVAFYFWYNIPDKYGGPNKLTLVLAEIYRKLKEAGESFEVVLVPLDDDKSSYEQGLASMPWLAIPFEDEGCEKLVRYFELWPFHLPTVLVIGADGKIMLKNYDRLISKYGVLAWEAFPFSKEQLDLLPEKAKAAQTLESLLVAGDLDYVIGKEGLKVPVKELVGKTILLFFSIRRSGTCRGFLTHLIEEYHKIKHMDSAFEVVNISMDKDQDSFEEFFSGMPWLSLPFGDERKKSLKRTFQADIIYPSLVAIGPTGRTSTRNAMHSLATHGADAYPFSEERIKELDQKIDEMAKGWPEKRKHEQHKHGKLEWSCLRGLYMCRDCHKIGSGWCYLCSTCGFGLHPKCALKEEKKEEEEHDEGSECDGEVYNDFEDSEDSEDSEDSEDFEDSEDSE; encoded by the exons ATGACAGCGGAGAAGTGGCATTACAACGTGGTGTCGCTGCTCTCCGGAACGGAGAGGGACTTTCTCATCCGTAACAATGGCGAGAAG GTAGCCATCAGCAGTCTTGACGGGAAAAAGTTTGGTCTCTTCTTGTCGGACAACTGTTACGAAAAAATCGTCACTGATGATCTGATCAAAGTATACAATCAGCTGTCCTCGGAGGGCCGCGATTTCGAGATTGTCTTCGTGTCATGTGATTCATGCGAGGAGACCTTTAATAGGTACTTCTCAGATATGCCTTGGTTGGCAGTCCCATTTGCGGACTCCGACACACGCGAAAGGCTACATGATCATTTCGGCAGTTTCGAGGAGTATTATCCCGCTCAGCTTATCATCTATGATGCCGCTATTGGCATGGTCGTTAACGAAGAAGGTCTCCGAGCTGTGGCAAAATATGGTGTAAACGGGTATCCATTTACTGTTAAGAGGTTCTACGAGTTGGAGGCGGCTGCTAAGAAGGAACGGAGTCTTCGAAGTCTGTTGGTTTCGCCGTCCCGGGACTACTTGATCTCCAATGATGGATCCAAG GTTGCCGTGTCGGATCTCGAAGGAAAGATTGTGGCTTTTTACTTCTGGTATAATATTCCTGATAAATACGGCGGTCCCAATAAGTTGACTCTGGTGCTGGCTGAAATCTATAGGAAGCTTAAGGAAGCCGGGGAGAGCTTCGAAGTTGTGCTGGTGCCATTAGATGATGATAAATCATCCTATGAACAAGGCCTGGCAAGCATGCCATGGCTCGCGATTCCTTTCGAAGACGAGGGCTGTGAGAAGCTTGTCCGCTACTTTGAGCTCTGGCCCTTCCATTTACCAACCGTGCTTGTGATCGGTGCCGATGGGAAGATTATGCTTAAAAATTACGATAGGCTCATCTCCAAGTATGGAGTTTTAGCATGGGAAGCATTCCCGTTCTCTAAGGAGCAACTGGATTTATTGCCAGAGAAGGCAAAGGCCGCACAAACACTGGAATCTCTTCTTGTTGCTGGGGACCTCGattatgtcattgggaaagaagGCTTGAAG GTTCCGGTGAAGGAGCTTGTTGGCAAGaccatcctcctcttcttctcgatTCGCAGGTCCGGTACATGTCGTGGATTTCTTACCCATCTGATCGAGGAATATCACAAGATCAAGCACATGGATAGTGCTTTCGAGGTGGTCAACATCTCGATGGACAAGGATCAGGATTCCTTTGAGGAGTTCTTCTCCGGCATGCCTTGGTTGTCGCTGCCATTCGGTGATGAGAGGAAGAAATCTTTGAAACGTACTTTCCAAGCCGATATCATCTACCCCTCCCTGGTTGCCATTGGTCCTACAGGTCGAACTAGCACAAGGAACGCCATGCATTCGTTGGCGACCCATGGAGCCGATGCCTACCCGTTCAGCGAAGAGAGGATCAAGGAGTTGGACCAGAAGATAGACGAGATGGCAAAAGGATGGCCTGAGAAGAGGAAGCATGAGCAACACAAGCATGGGAAGTTGGAGTGGAGCTGCCTGCGTGGCCTGTATATGTGTCGTGACTGCCACAAGATTGGAAGTGGATGGTGCTACTTGTGCTCCACGTGCGGTTTCGGTCTCCACCCCAAATGTGCACtgaaggaggagaaaaaggaagaggaagaacatgATGAAGGATCTGAGTGTGATGGAGAGGTTTACAACGATTTCGAAGATTCTGAAGATTCTGAAGATTCTGAAGATTCCGAAGATTTCGAAGATTCTGAGGATTCTGAATAA